From the Conger conger chromosome 13, fConCon1.1, whole genome shotgun sequence genome, the window GGATGGAGCGCAGGAGCACAGACAGGGCTTCATTCACAAAGATGAAGATGAGGGAGATTTGTGGGAGATCCCTTGGGTACGTGGACTTCTTACACCTAGAATCAGACACAAAATGGCATGAGACGCCTTATTAACTCAGTTTCAAACCGCTCATgacagtgcattatgggagagATCAGTTCTGTAGGATTCAGTCAGATGAGGGATGCCAATACGATGAGGTATTTGATGCTGATGTCAGATTAACCTGCATTCTCTGCTCCCAAACAGGGAATACTGGATACGGGACCACAGCAAAAGGGCAACAAATATCCACAAATACAGGTAAAAGTGGTTCTTATAAACAGCCAAAACATTGGGTCATCGACATTGTCATAACATAATTTTTACAATAATTTCAGAAGCCAGTTTTACCAGGAAGGAAcacatgaataaaatgtttaatcttAATGTGACCCACAAACAGtgatcagtgttttttttttttttttttgcatgcaacATGCAACTTTTCTTGGGTGGGTAACTACTCCGGTCCCCTACTTACTTGCTTGGGCGGAAGTCTGGGATGGATCGGTCCAGTGAAATTTGGTCGCTAAGGTAGGCATTGTACCCGTACTTTTCCCTCAGGTATTTGGCATTAGCCTCCTCGGCAGGACTTAGAGTCGCAGGCAAGCCCCCTTTCCCTCTACCTCCGAAACCTTCAGTAAGTCCAAGCGACTTTGATAAACCTGTTGTGCACATCAAAGTTCGATCTAAATGCTCGATGCAACCAATACCCTTCACTGAAGTAGCATAACCGCAACTTGGTTTCATAAAACACAGTATAGATTACTATGGCCAGAGGGATCGTTGGCCTTTATTTGAATACTACGAACCGACAAACAAAAGTAGCCTACAAAATACAGGCCTACTAGAGAGTGGATTTAGACATGATTTACCATTAAGCTGTCTGTAGACTACGTCCTCCAGAGATGAAAGTCTCTTCAGCAGGGCTTCATGACTTATGCTTGACCTCTGAACAGTGTGGTTGTAGCGGTTGTGCCTTTTCACATTGCTGTGAGAGTCGTGGCCGATGGCGGTGGTTGTATTAGAGCTGCACTTAGCCCAGAAAAACATAAACCCCGCCACGGCAATTATGTTAATGACGAGGAATATTTTCCATCTTCGCCGCGCGACAGCCATGAGAGTCCAGAATCTGACGAGCTGGAAGTGAGAAGGAACAGCACACGTGTTGTTAAAACGAGAGGCTACTTAGCCTACATTACTCtcaacctgtttctgttttgcaATCAAATAATTTACTATGCAAATAAGTCATTAATAGCGTATGCATCGGTAAAGTCTGACCATTGttgctttatttaaatgtaGTTATTGCTACAGATTATTGTAATGTAAGGTCTCCGCGTCCGCATTCAATTAATGCTGATGATGCGAAGATCTGTTTATCTGATAGGTGCAGGATCTACACTTCAAATTAGTTTGGCTTTGGGAAGTTTGTAATGACTAAAATTGATTTTACTAAACTGACTTCGCCTCTAATGACTGGGGAAAGGACGCCACACATTGTAATAGCCcttaattatttgaaatggtTATACATAACTGACAAGTTCGTATTAagcaatatgaataaaacagGATGATGCCACTAGCCAATGTAAGTGCAAGGCTCCAGACTTCTCCATTTTAAACACACGAGTCGCATAGCATACTCTTTATAAAATACAGAGCATTAGCTATGCAAACCCTGGTAGATATAGGAAAGCAAACAAGCATGTTTATGTGCATATGAGACAACAATTTAAAATGACAGTTAACATATGTATTAGATACAATATATTGGAAAATTGAAGACAAACGACTGTTTACCATCGCGTCGCGTTGCAGGCAGCATCCCGCAGTGATCATATTTCGGATTGTGTTCATAAGGCTTCGGAATGGTACCACAACATTCCAACCTGCGTTGCTCATGCGTTCAGACGGCTAGCCTATACAACTAAACACAATCCCATCGCCAAATCCTCGTTCACCGAATAGCATATAGCCTGCTAAATGTATCCGTTCACTCATTACAATAATCAAACAATAATTCATTATTGTGGCGATAAAGTATGGTTTAATTTGCGCAACCTACAATTTGACCCATCTTACTGGCTCAATAAGACTGCGGACACGCCATCCGCTCTTCGAAAAACGTCGGTCACGCTATCAGCACTTAAAATTATGGTGCGCATCTACACTCTACACATCGGTTTATTGGCGACAATATATAGCTGAAATCTCCACGACTCGCGAGTGCAATACTGCAAATGATACCGTTTGGttattttaaacaataaaataatagcaTGGAATACTCCGAAatagtaattatttttaatccaaggcgttttttaaaatttaataaaaagattATTCTGATTTGGAGAGAGATTTATTGTCACCTGATAAAGAGCCCATAGATGATGCAGAAGACATTACAGGGGCCGTTGCAGCTTGCATTACTGCATCAAATCTGCAGTTTCTTCATGgaataatgtgtttcagtagaatCTAAACAGGTCCCATATTATGAACataatgtgtgattatggatggcGGCGGTGTGGCAACATCGGGGTGGGAAtaatgtgtgtcagtgggggagttccctttttgttttttagcttgagcccctgccccccaaaTGTCTGTGCGCGGCCCAGATGATGAACTGACGGTTGCTTTTCCTTCCTTTTTGTCAGAAGCGAGGAGTAGGTCATTGAGTACTTgaccagggctgtttcagtgctgtggaagggTCTAAAACCAAATGGAAAAACTTCCAATACATGATTTgggtgcagaaatgaacaaagttgttttgaaattaCCTTTTCTAGTACTTTCATTTCTATACAGGAACGGGAGGTTCGAAATGGGCCTGTAGTTGGACAAATCATTCACATCTAAGTTTGGCTTCTTAAGAAGTGGTTTGATGACTGCAAGTTTAAGAGTCTGTGTCCAGATGCTAAAGAAGCATTGACAATATGTAGGAGTGGTGCTCCAATCACAGGTAGTAGCTCCTTCAAAAGCTTTGTTGGGATAGGGTCTAGAAGACAAGTAGAAGATTTTGAAGAATGAACTATGGTATTAAATTCAAGATTGTGTTCAGATTGGCCATCAGTCGTTCCGAGGATTGTGCATCTATGTGTTGAGTGGATGGAAGGACAGACCCTATAGGAGGGGTGAAACACTTTCAATCTTGTCCCTGATTTTTATAATTTAGTCATCaaagaaattcatgaaataattGCTACTAAACGATATGGAGACACAAGGATCAACATGATTCTTAGTCAATCTGGCAACAGTTTTAAACAGGTGCCTaggattgtttctattttcatcaattaaggtAGAGAAATATGATGAACGTGCTGTGGAGAGGGCATGTTTATAGGTTAGTAGGCTGTCTTTCCAGGCATGGAGGAATACCTGCAATTTCGTAGAGCGCCATTTGCGCTCAAGTTGGCGTGAAGCTTGCTTGAGAGCACGAGTATGGTCATTGTACCAAGGTGCAAACTTCTTATGGCAAACTTTTCTCTTCTTAAGAGGTGCGATAGGATCCAGGGTTCTGCAaagtatgttatttatgttgtcaGTCAGCTGATCAATTGAGTTAATGCTAGTTGTGTATGCAATTTGGCATGCGAGTTTCCAATTCAACAATCTTTTCCGTCAGCCTAGCATTTAACCTACACACAGGTAAAGTTATCATTAACTGCGGAGAAGAAATAACTAAACATATCGCACACAGAACAGGAGACAGCccaagaaggagagggaagaaCAGGGTGAAAGATGGGTGATACCGGCGAGCCGAAAACCGCCGTTAGACCTCGTAAATGACTTACGTTTTATCTGCCTATATTTATTCCGTGTGCTTGTGGATGATATAGGACGGGGTGGGAACTAGGAGCGCTTTGTTGCTGGTAGAGCAATCCACTGATTATTTTCAGAGTATAGTGTCAAAAATAGAGGTGTTCAGCAGCTGCTTGGAGAAAAACGCGCCTCTGGTTCGAACAGGAAACTGCGTAATTTAGATTTTaggaatgttttaattttttttttgtaatttagaTTTTTAGTAATGTTTCATGAACATTCTAAATGTATAAAGTGTTAACAGACATAATATTTGCAATGCTTGCATTATTCCAATATGATATTCCGTAAATAATGTTTCCAAGGATTGAAGCGTGCAGCAAATGCAATATTGAAGCTGCTGGTCGCCTACAATTACTCAAACGACCACCAGAGGGCGGCACGGCTTCTCACGATTTGTCTGAATTCCTGAACTTTATATTAAGACGACGGACTTCATAGACGGTGAGTTCTGGAGGCAGGATGTGCTGTCGCAGCTGCTCTCATGGTCgtctagttttgtttttttcacgcTCAGGGATGGGCaataatacatcaaaatatcctaaattacattacattaatggcagttggcagacgctcttctccGGAGCGacatagagttgattagactaagcaggagacaatcctcccctggagcaatgcagggttaagggccttgctcaggggcccaacggctgtgcgggtctcattgtggctacaccgggaaccaaaccactgacctttcacgtcctagtcatttaccttaaccactaaaataaaatgcagtattttgtattttgaaaatacaacaaaatacatttcctggTGAGCATTAGATAAAAGGTTCAAAAGCCTCCActccatatacagtacagtgcctgCCAATTATGGTAACAGTAAAAATAGCAATTTCTTATTTCTGCTATATACTTACACCATTAGCATTTGAGGTCAATAGGCAATCAGCCTTAATTGCATGGTATTTACATGTGTATacgttttaccattttacagaaacagctctTTTTGTGTTGGGTCCCCACATTTATTAGACAATTAGACAacctaggtggggcatgggagtgagggcggtctaaccaATAAATATccggtgagacacatgaaagggtaataatacaatgaCGAGGGAGGAATGAAAAcgcgggactggattcacaaagacacacatgtaatacaaacggctccggactagggagtagacaaaaataatacatttacaaaaacacagaataaactaacagacaaaactcAGGATCATGACACACTTTTGCTTGGGCGTTTCCCTTTGCAGTGACTGTGATTGAGAGTCTAGTCGTGGATTTAGCCTTTGTCTTCATCTGTGGAGATTGCGGAGTCAGCAGACATACACCACCAAGAAAGGAACCACTATGGACTCCACTAGAAGTGAAACACTGTACTGGCCAGACAACAGTATCAAAGCAAAACAAGCAAATTTATGGACATTTAGTGACATCTATTATGTTAGCTAAGTTATTCAGGTTGCCCATGGGGATAAAAACAGTGCCACAGAAAAACTGGGCTAAAAAGAAATgtttgactttgaccgtggaatgattgttggtggcggacaggtggtttgagtttctcagaaactgctgatctccgcagattttcatgcacactagtttctagagtttgcaaagaatggcacaaaaacaaaagtggCGCAAtggcacaaaaacaaaagcgagcagcagttcagcagacagaaacgccttgttaatgagagacgtcagaggagaatggctagactggtcaaagctgacaggaaggtgacagtaacgcaaataaccacacattatgacagtagtatgcagaagagcatctctgaacacacaatgcatcataactctgagtggataggctacagcattagAAGTAAaagaaaagtataataaatacctaataaaatgcttggtgagtgtatgtatcagAAATACTGCCTGCACTGGTATATTTGCACTAACATAGCAAACTACTTAGCATTAATAGAATGAGCTACATCACAAGAAACTAATTATTCAATGAACACAAGCCCAGCTGAAGCAGCAGTGCAAGCAATcttaatttgtatgttttttctgCAAGTTTTCTTAACGAATCTTACTTTCTGTGGTGAAACAGAAGCACCACATGCCACTCATCTCACTAAAATGTAGAAATGGGATTTAGTCTAGCCTACCACATCCCAacaggatttttaaaaatcctttAAAAATCAACTTTgttggtgcagcctgtagcgtagaggttaaggcagatgactgggacccgtaaggtcgatggttcgatccccggtgtagccacaataagatccgcacagctgttgggcccttgagcaaggcccttaaccctgcattgctccaggggaggattgtcttctgcttagtctaatcaactatacatagctctggataagagcatctaccaaatgccattaatgtaatgtaatattttcataaacTGTGATATCTATTAGGCTACAGCTAAGCTACTTTGGAAGTCTCCTAGTTGTAACAAGACCACTACTGCAGCTACAACTACTACGGGAATATCTACAGATATCTGCACTTAACCTTTATGTGGGTGTTACCAGACATGGGGCTGAGACAATCGGGCCCCACAGGCCAACATAGAAAATCGCGCGCAGAAAGGGTTCCTTGGCATACTGCCAGGGTTATGGGTTGTGGGGCCAGCCTCACTGACAGATAATTTCCAGCAGTAAGTGCcatacagtatagtacagaTTGCACaaacattactttttattactttgagtgcattttaaaagtGGGATTGCGGATAATATCTATCTAAGGTTGAGCGATTCAAAACAAATTTTCTTCAGTGAACTGCAATGCTTCAGAGGTAAGAAAGTCAATGAGCGGTAAGAACACAATACCGCCATCTAGTGGTGGGGCCGGGCCCCACCGGCCCCTACAGTACAGATGCGACTGATCACCTGTATTGgataaatctgtaaatatggcTAAATAAGACGTGATATGATAGACTGAATTGTCTATTAAAACCCTTGTTTTCACGTGTCAGAGGTTGTCTATGGTCCATTTCCACCAGTTATAAATGACATACACTAATGACAAATTGTataatttaaattacatttaggcATATTTAAAATCAAATCGTTGCCTTTTTAGAGACCATCGTTTATAGTGGGAAGtttaaaaagaacatttaaagacattttaaaatgaatcacAAAGCCATATATTCCAACTTGTGAATTTGCACAGTATTGGATATATTTTCCTGAAGCATTTGTGACCTTGTGATCAGTGTGATATTTTGTACTTACTTTGCAAATAGGATCAATGCATTTTAGTGCCAAACAGAGCTTTCTCTCAAACCCGCCCTTACACTGCGTGAATGCAGCACTCAGCTACAGAAGTTCTTTAGCTGTAGGGAGGTTATAGCCTGGATTTTAAATGTGCCTTAAGACATATTTATAGTTTTGTCTATGTAGTAGCCTAATTTATGATGCATGTCATTCCTCTCCTAAAAAGACTGCACATCTACAAGTTTCAATGTGAAAACCCTTCAGTTATGTCAGTTATTCAAGACTACTGGACTGGACTGTGGGAAAATTAAGCTCCATGGACAATCCCGGAGCATTCTGATTTGTAACAGAGGCACTCATGGTTTGAGATACCATGCTGCTACTTCCTCCGCACATGTGAATGCACATGGACCTTCGTGCACTCCAAGAAACCAAGatgaagcacttttttttttttgttgccgcATTTTAAGTGGGTCATTGCCCATGCTCTTTGTGGAATTTGAAAGATGCCCAATCTCGTGGGTTGTAAGGATCACCCCATCTCTTGTTACCATGGAAAGCGCTAAAGGAACCTCCTCCTTGCTACGTCATCAAACCAAATccagaggatgtgtgtgtggttgtgtgtggaggAAGTCGGGTGAACCAGAGGTTACTTGCGGTCAAAACACCAACTTGGCTACTTGCTGCCCCTATCgaaaaaaatcatttgaatTTGCTTTCGCATCAATTTAGTTAACTTGATAATTGAATGCACGGGGTAAAATACAGAGGAATATATGCATGGTTGTAATGCGTAAATGGACGCGTCGTCCTCGCCGGGGAATATGCCAATATCCTACATTCcccatgtaaaatgcatgttgagCCGATTAGAGTCTGGATTATACCAGGTTATTTTGACCACGAATTAAATTGAATGCAATTTACAGTGTCTGTGCATTATCTCAGAAATCAAGGGAAGTCAATCCTCTGTCCAGAAATTAAGAATCCATGCGGCAAGGGAAGGGTTACTTAAATGTTAAACCCCTCCCATTATTGTCAGGCAACGTATTAATAATCGCACCACCAAAAACTTCCCTTTAAAAGCGAGCAGGCGGCCGCAGCCGGCCAAAGAGGGGTGCTGTCTGTAGACTGGTGGTGCTGAAAGGGCAGCCTGCAGAAATGTGGTCGGTGTTCTTCGTTTTTTTGTCTTACTTGGACAGGAACTTCGTAAAGTGCGATTTTTTGCGCCAGTCGGTGGACGCAGAGAAAGAtgaaatattttacatgttAAATAGCACTTTTTGTACCCAAATGTCCAGATTTGGGGATAACTACATTCATCAGGTATCAGACGGCGTTGAGGAGGTCCGTTTGATGTACGATCTTGTGGGTAATTTGGTGGACTGTTCTGAGACAGGCAAGCATATTCAGGTGAAGTCGTTCATGTATGTTTGCCGGGTGGGTTTTAAGGAACAGAGAGTTAAACCGGGGTATTCAGTGAAGAATTTGGTCGACATGACCGAGGCTAAATCCACCTGTCAAGCTTTCCGGGAGAGATCACAGCTTAcgaaaaaaactacaaaagcaCCGATCACCCGAGGTCCACTGACGGTAGACGAACAGAGGAACGGAAATCCTGCATCGGAGGGGAGCAGCGAAGTTCTGCACCGGTCAAAGCGGGGCTTCACTTACCCCGGGACGCTCTGGTGTGGCGCTGGTAATATCGCTGATCATTATGATCATTTGGGTAGGTAGGCTATcgatgtattgtttttttgtttattgacGGAATACGGATAAAGttatcattttttaaagttCAAACTTTTCTCTAATGCATTGCTAAAGCAAGAGTATAAATATGCATAACTTTCATGTGCAACTGGTGTGCAATGAAATTACTACGTTTCTACCGCCGTTTGCTCTTTGTGTGCAGAGCACTAACCTTGCGCTGTGATGCGGACTACATCTTGACTTTTTGCAGGCGAATTCGCACAGACGGACAGCTGTTGCCGCGTGCACGACCATTGCCCCCACGTCATCCATCCATTCTCCTCCAAGTTCGGCTACACCAACTTTAAGTGGCACAGCATCTGCCACTGCGACTGCGATAACCAGTGAGTTTCATTAGCGCATACGCCTACCACAGCTGTCCACTCCTTAAACGCTTAACGTTGACACTTATCtgatgaaaacaaaagaatataatataataataaatgatacCTAAATTATGTAAAAGTAAGGAAAGAAATATAcctataaaaatatgtattttaaagcTATGCAATTTTATGGTATTAATCAGGCACTGTTTATACGTCATCTTCGGTCTGCATCTCTCAGATTGAAGGCTTGTCTGAGGAAGGTGAATGACACTTCCTCCAGGGTGGTGGGACAGGCGTTTTTCAACGTCATCGAGGTACCCTGCTTTGAGTTTGGGTACGAGGAGCAATGTGTGGACCGCCACTGGTATGGAGTGTAAGTATGAACAAAAGTTTGGactaaacaaaaatgtttaGAGAGTTGAAATGGACAGACCTCTCtgagtgaatgaaaaaaaatatctgttttctttttctctgtttATAAAGGTGTAAAAAGTACGACAAGGTCCAGGTTGCTGTGCTCAAAGAGTCGGTACCGTACGACTTTGGAAACATTGACGTTATTGATCAGCTCACTATTGCTCCTCGGGTGCAGAAAATACCGatcagagaagagggagaggtgaCGGAGAGCGCACAGCAGCGTGCCTCCTTCAGCTCTCAGACCACCCCCAGCCCCGGGGAGCCGTCCCTCGGGAACGTGGTCTCGGCAGCCGAGGACTTCATCAAAGTGCTGGCCACTGTCTCCTCCTCCCACAGCTCCTCCTGCTCGGACACCTCCGGAGGGGACGCGCAGGGCGCCGacaggaagaagaaaaataaaaccggCAAAAAGAAGAAGAACCAAAGAAGAAAGGGCAAGGGTAAAGGTAAGGGGAGGAAAAGAAAGCAAATGGTTAAAATGGTAAAGCAGCTCCAAACTGAGGAGGCCGCCGCAACTTCCTGTCACAGAGCAGAAGGTGCCCTGGACAAGAGCCATTTTGTGAACAACCCCGTTGAACTGAATCATAAACAGGAGAGCAATTTGAACAACCCTGTTCAACTGAGACATGAACACGAGAGCAATGTGAACAACCCTGTTCAACTGAGTTATGAACAGGAGAGCAATATGAACAACCCTGTTCAACTGAGTCATGAACAGGAGAGCAATATGAACAACCCTGTTCAACTGAGTCATAAACAGGAGAGCAATGTGAACAACCCTGTTCAACTGAGTCACGAACAGGAGAGCAATATGAACAACTTCATGCACAGGGTTATGGATCTGGAGGGAAAAGAGGATATTTCTGTTAATGTTATTACACTGGAAAGAGTGATAGACAGCAGCTCTAGTACCACAGATAATTTAAACACAGCTGTCACAGAGGTGATGTCTCAGGTTATGAAGGCCCACCCAGAGGTGATGTCTCAGGTTATGGAGGCCCACCCAGAGGTGATGTCTCAGGTTATGGAGGCCCACCCAGAGGTGATGTCTCAGGTTATGGAGGCCCACCCAGAGGTGATGTCTCAGGTTATGGAGGCCCACCCAGAGGTGATGTCTCAGGTTATGGAGGCCCACCCAGAGGTGATGTCTCAGGTTATGGAGGCCCACCCAGAGGTGATGTCTCAGGTTGTGGAGGCCCACCCAGAGGTGATGTCTCAGGTTATGAAGGCCCACCCAGAGGTGATGTCTCAGGTTGTGGAGGCCCACCCAGAGGTGATGTCTCAGGTTATGGAGGCCCACCCAGAGGTGATGTCTCAGGTTATGGAGGCCCACCCAGAGGTGATGTCTCAGGTTATGGAGGCCCACCCAGAGGTGATGCCTCAGGTTATGAAGGCCCACCCAGAGGTGATGTCTCAGGTTATGGAGGCCCACCCAGAGGTGATGTCTCAGGTTATGGAGGCCCACCCAGAGGTGATGCCTCAGGTTATGAAGGCCCACCCAGAGGTGATGTCTCAGGTTGTGGAGGCCCACCCAGAGGTGATGTCTCAGGTTATGGAGGCCCACCCAGAGGTGATGTCTCAGGTTATGGAGGCCCACCCAGAGGTGATGTCTCAGGTTATGGAGGCCCACCCAGAGGTGATGTCTCAGGTTATGAAGGCCCACCCAGAGGTGATGTCTCAGGTTGTGGAGGCCCACCCAGAGGTGATGTCTCAGGTTATGGAGGCCCACCCAGAGGTGATGCCTCCCAGCACAGCAGTTAGTGCATCCACTGTGCCTCCGCTCA encodes:
- the proca1 gene encoding uncharacterized protein proca1; this translates as MWSVFFVFLSYLDRNFVKCDFLRQSVDAEKDEIFYMLNSTFCTQMSRFGDNYIHQVSDGVEEVRLMYDLVGNLVDCSETGKHIQVKSFMYVCRVGFKEQRVKPGYSVKNLVDMTEAKSTCQAFRERSQLTKKTTKAPITRGPLTVDEQRNGNPASEGSSEVLHRSKRGFTYPGTLWCGAGNIADHYDHLGEFAQTDSCCRVHDHCPHVIHPFSSKFGYTNFKWHSICHCDCDNQLKACLRKVNDTSSRVVGQAFFNVIEVPCFEFGYEEQCVDRHWYGVCKKYDKVQVAVLKESVPYDFGNIDVIDQLTIAPRVQKIPIREEGEVTESAQQRASFSSQTTPSPGEPSLGNVVSAAEDFIKVLATVSSSHSSSCSDTSGGDAQGADRKKKNKTGKKKKNQRRKGKGKGKGRKRKQMVKMVKQLQTEEAAATSCHRAEGALDKSHFVNNPVELNHKQESNLNNPVQLRHEHESNVNNPVQLSYEQESNMNNPVQLSHEQESNMNNPVQLSHKQESNVNNPVQLSHEQESNMNNFMHRVMDLEGKEDISVNVITLERVIDSSSSTTDNLNTAVTEVMSQVMKAHPEVMSQVMEAHPEVMSQVMEAHPEVMSQVMEAHPEVMSQVMEAHPEVMSQVMEAHPEVMSQVMEAHPEVMSQVVEAHPEVMPPSTAVSASTVPPLRKAKRLRSQARRGNKKRRKITAVVSVNAVTLVDEVKGDPRRAADGNAVSKVTASVAPQDLELRQSETPTETLSVTPVTTAGAPALPRPDATSQKSRDKGRGKKRRKVASSRAGLVVPIQRVAR